A single window of Lacerta agilis isolate rLacAgi1 chromosome 12, rLacAgi1.pri, whole genome shotgun sequence DNA harbors:
- the SRI gene encoding sorcin isoform X1: MAYPGHPGAGGGYYQGQYGSAPGGPSFPGQAQDPLYGYFAAVAGQDGQIDADELQRCLTQSGISGAYKPFNLETCRLMISMLDRDMSGTMGFNEFKELWAVLNGWRQHFMSVDSDRSGTVDSQELQKALTSMGFRLSPQAINGISKRYSTRGKITFDDYIACCVKLRALTDSFRRRDAAQQGMVNFQYDDFIQCVMSI, from the exons taTGGGAGTGCCCCCGGAGGACCTTCCTTTCCTGGCCAAGCGCAAGATCCTTTATATGGCTATTTTGCTGCAGTTGCTGGGCAG GACGGGCAAATAGATGCCGACGAGCTGCAGAGATGTCTGACCCAGTCAGGAATTTCAGGAGCATATAAAC CTTTCAACCTAGAGACTTGCAGGCTCATGATCTCTATGCTTGAT AGAGATATGTCTGGCACAATGGGCTTCAACGAGTTCAAGGAGCTCTGGGCCGTGCTGAACGGCTGGCGGCAACACTTCATGAGCGTCGACAGCGACCGCAGCGGCACGGTCGATTCCCAGGAGCTGCAGAAGGCGTTGACGTCTATGG GATTTCGGCTGAGCCCCCAAGCCATCAATGGGATTTCCAAGCGATACAGCACTCGTGGCAAGATCACGTTTGACGACTACATCGCCTGCTGCGTTAAGCTCAGAGCTCTCACCG ATAGCTTCCGGAGACGAGATGCGGCTCAGCAGGGGATGGTGAACTTCCAGTATGATGAT TTCATCCAGTGTGTGATGAGCATCTAA
- the SRI gene encoding sorcin isoform X2 — MAYPGHPGAGGGYYQGQDGQIDADELQRCLTQSGISGAYKPFNLETCRLMISMLDRDMSGTMGFNEFKELWAVLNGWRQHFMSVDSDRSGTVDSQELQKALTSMGFRLSPQAINGISKRYSTRGKITFDDYIACCVKLRALTDSFRRRDAAQQGMVNFQYDDFIQCVMSI, encoded by the exons GACGGGCAAATAGATGCCGACGAGCTGCAGAGATGTCTGACCCAGTCAGGAATTTCAGGAGCATATAAAC CTTTCAACCTAGAGACTTGCAGGCTCATGATCTCTATGCTTGAT AGAGATATGTCTGGCACAATGGGCTTCAACGAGTTCAAGGAGCTCTGGGCCGTGCTGAACGGCTGGCGGCAACACTTCATGAGCGTCGACAGCGACCGCAGCGGCACGGTCGATTCCCAGGAGCTGCAGAAGGCGTTGACGTCTATGG GATTTCGGCTGAGCCCCCAAGCCATCAATGGGATTTCCAAGCGATACAGCACTCGTGGCAAGATCACGTTTGACGACTACATCGCCTGCTGCGTTAAGCTCAGAGCTCTCACCG ATAGCTTCCGGAGACGAGATGCGGCTCAGCAGGGGATGGTGAACTTCCAGTATGATGAT TTCATCCAGTGTGTGATGAGCATCTAA